AGCTATCAGCCAGTCGATAAGCAAGCTGGAAAAAGAACTGGGAGTCCAGCTTTTTATCCGCAATCGCCAAGGCACAGCTTTAACGGCGGAGGGAATACGAATCATGGAGAAGGCGGAAAAAGTTCTCACTGCCATCGGAGAATTGAAGGAAGAAGCCAACCGCTGCTCCGATACGCTTACCGGTGATTTGAAAATCGGCATGATTCCGGGTCCTATTAACCTTCTAATCGATATGGTTTCAGCATATAAAACCGATTATCCCAATGTTAAAGTGGAAATCTATGAAATGGGACCGGTGAAAATCGCTGAAGGCATTCTGAACAATGATCTGGATATCGGGCTGGTTTTAACCTCCCATTCATTCGCTGTTCAAAATCACGAGCTGATTGCCGAAAAGATCTTGGAGGGGAAGATGGTTGCGGGTGTTCATAAACAATCCCCGCTTGCCAAACTGGACCGGATCTCTCCGGAGCAGCTTTTTAAGGAGACGCTCGTCCTGTATAACGATGACTACATCAAAAAGTTTGCTTACGATACCTTATCGCCTTATGGCCCAATCGATGTTCTGTTTACCACGAATAACACGGAAGCAATCAAGCGGGCTGTACAAAGCGGGGTAGCCGTAACTCTAGGAATGGATTATTCCTTCCGCAGCCGATCCCCCTATCCGAACGAGACGGTCATTCCGATTGAGATTGATGGTGCCGATAAGGAGGCGCTTCATCTTGCCTTAATCAGGAGAAAGGACAAGGTTCCCTCCCTAAAGGTAAAGGAATTCATGCGAAGGATCCACAGAGAGTTAAGATGAAGATAAATCAAGAGGCATACAGGGTAAAAAGCAGAAGAAGTCTGAAATTTAAAATGATCTATTGAATTCCGGAAAGAATTAGGGTAATGTTGGAAATATCAATGAAGTATTTTCGGAAGGGTGACCAAGAGGCGATGATCTACTAATTCCTGATTAGAAAAACAGTCGTAATCATGCCAAATACGAGCTATTTTTCTGGATTGGATTAGTTTTGCCTTTTGAGCGCTGATATGCAAGACACGTATGCCCGCTAGCTATGGGGATGTTTTGTCTTCTACCTGTGATCAAAGCAAAACCTCTTGTCCAGGAATGGAAAAGGAGGTTTTTTTATGTCAGAAATGGCGAGCCCCAAAAAAGCAGGGATGGGGGCTTTGTTTCAAAATCGAGTCATTCGCACGATTTTAATATCGGTGTTTTTCCTTCAGATTGGAATTTGGGTGAGAAATTATTCGATCCTGCTCTATGTAATCGAAAAGACGAATGAAAATCCGGTGGCGGTATCACTGATTTCTGTTGCTGAATTTGCTCCGATCTTTTTATTCTCATTTATAGGCGGGACGTTCGCGGACAGATGGCGCCCGAAGAGGACGATGGTATGGTGTGATCTATTAAGCGCCGTTTCCGTGTTTGTCGTTCTGCTTACTTTGTTCTTTGGAGACTGGAAAATCATCTTCTTCGCGACTCTCGTTTCCTCGATACTTTCCCAGTTTTCCCAGCCGGCGGGGATGAAGCTGTTCAAGCTGCATGTTCCGGCAGAGCTTGTTCAAATGGGGATGTCGATGTACCAGACCGTTTTTGCCCTGTTTATGATTTTAGGTCCGATTCTTGGAACCTTCGTTTTCCAGCGGTATGGGATTCTTGCGGCTGTTGGAATCATGGGTGTTGCCTTCTTAATTTCAGCAGCAGTTCTCCTCATGCTTCCTCCGGATCCTGAGCCGGAAAAAGAAAAACCGAAGACGAGCCTGATGGAGGAAATGAAGGAAGGGTTCCGCTATGTATTAAATAGCAAGGCACTCACTCTTCTTGGAGCGTGTTTTGCAGCGGCCGGCCTTGCGATTGGATTAACGCAGCCGCTTGGAGTGTTTCTGATAACGGAAAGACTCGGGCTTCCGAAAGAAGAGCTGCAATGGCTTATGGCGGCATTTGGAATCGGCATGATTCTCGGGGGCGGAATTACAATCGCCATTTCCAAGAAGGTCATGCCTCAAATGCTTCTTGCAATCGGAATGACAGCAAGCGCGATTGGAATGGTCGGGATGGGTCTGTCGACAGAATTATGGCTCACGCTGACGGCTCAATTTTTTGCCGGGCTGTTCATGCCATGTATTCACATTGGAATCAATACAATGATCCTGCAAAATACGGAAGCAAACTTTATCGGACGGGTCAACGGCATCCTGAATCCGCTCTTTATGGGAGCGATGGTCATCACGATGTCCGCTTCAGGCGTGCTGAAAAAGAACCTTTCCATCGTG
The Metabacillus sp. FJAT-52054 genome window above contains:
- a CDS encoding LysR family transcriptional regulator, with product MNIEQLEHVAEAAKAGSLTKAADHLHVSLSAISQSISKLEKELGVQLFIRNRQGTALTAEGIRIMEKAEKVLTAIGELKEEANRCSDTLTGDLKIGMIPGPINLLIDMVSAYKTDYPNVKVEIYEMGPVKIAEGILNNDLDIGLVLTSHSFAVQNHELIAEKILEGKMVAGVHKQSPLAKLDRISPEQLFKETLVLYNDDYIKKFAYDTLSPYGPIDVLFTTNNTEAIKRAVQSGVAVTLGMDYSFRSRSPYPNETVIPIEIDGADKEALHLALIRRKDKVPSLKVKEFMRRIHRELR
- a CDS encoding MFS transporter, coding for MSEMASPKKAGMGALFQNRVIRTILISVFFLQIGIWVRNYSILLYVIEKTNENPVAVSLISVAEFAPIFLFSFIGGTFADRWRPKRTMVWCDLLSAVSVFVVLLTLFFGDWKIIFFATLVSSILSQFSQPAGMKLFKLHVPAELVQMGMSMYQTVFALFMILGPILGTFVFQRYGILAAVGIMGVAFLISAAVLLMLPPDPEPEKEKPKTSLMEEMKEGFRYVLNSKALTLLGACFAAAGLAIGLTQPLGVFLITERLGLPKEELQWLMAAFGIGMILGGGITIAISKKVMPQMLLAIGMTASAIGMVGMGLSTELWLTLTAQFFAGLFMPCIHIGINTMILQNTEANFIGRVNGILNPLFMGAMVITMSASGVLKKNLSIVYLYEISAVLLVIGVLVLVPIMRKSSVKQEMKQGM